One stretch of Nicotiana tabacum cultivar K326 chromosome 18, ASM71507v2, whole genome shotgun sequence DNA includes these proteins:
- the LOC107787010 gene encoding defensin-like protein, producing MGRLFATFFLVAMLLLATEMGPMSSAEARTCESQSHRFHGTCVRGSNCASVCQTEGFIGGNCRGLRRRCFCTRNC from the exons atgGGGCGTTTGTTTGCAACTTTCTTCCTTGTAGCTATGCTGCTTTTGGCCACTG AGATGGGACCAATGAGTAGTGCTGAAGCAAGGACTTGTGAATCACAGAGCCACCGTTTTCATGGAACCTGCGTCAGGGGTAGTAACTGTGCCTCCGTTTGCCAGACGGAGGGTTTCATCGGCGGCAACTGCCGTGGTCTCCGCCGCCGTTGCTTCTGCACTCGCAATTGTTAA